DNA from Phocoena phocoena chromosome 1, mPhoPho1.1, whole genome shotgun sequence:
TCAAATTTGTGAGGCACCCCACTGCGTGCTGGGGCCATCCAAGCTGAGCGAATACGGTGGATAAGAGCGCAGCCTcttgagccagactgcctgggtttaaatcccagctctgccacttagcagctgtgtgaccttcagcaagttacttgacctctctgtgcctctgtctcctcatctgtaaaatgaggatagcaATAGTGCCTCCTTACTGGGGTTGTTAAGACAAATGCACATAAATGAGCGAATTTAAAGCACTTATAACTGTGCCAGGTACTAGTAAGGGCTCTGGGttaactattattttctttgagttGACAAACAAGTAAACAATTCAGTTAGTAGCAATACCCTACAAAATAAAAGAGGGTGGGCATTGTGTTAGGAAGCGGTGAGGTGGTACTTGAAATGGGGCAGTCAGAGAAGGAGTCTTGGAGTTAACAGTTGAGGTGAGGCTAAAATGACAAAAAGGGACCAAGTGTTCAGGGTAGAGGGGACGGCAAGGCAATGAATGGGAGGTATAGGCTGGGCTGTGTCACCAGATCCCACAGGGCCCCATAGGCCATGGTCAAGAATCTGAACCTTATTCCAAGAGAACTGTTGGAGAACTTTTAGCGGAGTGACGTCCCCTGATTTACCTAACTGGTTGCTGTTTATGAATGGCCAGGAGGGGGCAGGAGTGGAAGTACGGAGACCAGTGGGGAGAGGCTAGTAGGAGAGGATGGTGGTTTGGACCTGGAGGGACGTGGCCAGATTCCGTTTGGGAGGCAGAGCGGTGGGATGTGCTGACATTTCTGGAGCACGGGGGCGTGGGGGGAAGGAACAAGGCCATGGACTGTGGCCTCTGCTCGTAGGGGCCCTGAGACCTGAGAGCCTTAGGAGGTGACCTGTGGGAGGGGTGGGCACCTGTGCGGCGGCCGCCTCCTGACTTGACTCAGATGCCTCCTTCTCCCGCAGGGGCTGCATCGTGTTCCCGGGCGCCTACGCGTGGTCCAACTTCACCATCCTGGCTTTGGGCGTGTGGGCTGTCGCGCAGCGGGACTCCATCGACGCCATAAGTATGGTGAGCCGGGGGAGAACTGGCTTGAGGGTGATCGTGGGCCCGGCTCCGTCTTCCCCTTCACTCGTCCaatctcctctcccttcttttttccccatttccactTTCTGCTAAGTAAGCCCACCCAGGCTACCAGCCCATGTGCACCTTCACTAGTCTGGCCTGCTTCCCTGCCTGCCTGGCTCAGAGAGCCCGGAGTCtgctcattttttccccaagaggGGCATGGCGTGGGCTCCCACCGGTGTCCCAGACTGGCCCTTCCCCGAGGGCAGTGGAGCACATGCCAGTAACCCGCCTCTAGGGCCCTCCTAATAGGGAGGGATGTGGCCGGGAGGCCTGTGAAGAGGGAACTCCACCACCTTGTGAGGTCAGAGTGGACACCGTCTGGCTGAACTGTCCCACGGGGGAGCTTCCCGACACCCGCTCAGACCCAGATGGCCGTGAGCACCCGCACCGGCCTCTCGGGATGGCTGAGAAGGGATTTCTCTGGTGGTGAAGATGGAGCAAGTGAATTCTGAGGGACCTTCCATCTCAGAGGCTCTGGACTCAAGTCTTGTACCTCGTCGCGGCCTCAGgatgagaggaggtgggggaaggtgcTCTGGCCCCACACCACTGCTCGCGGCCTCACAGCCCCCAGTCGGGCATCTCATCCACAGTGTCCTGCCTGCTGGCTTGAACTGTTGTCCAGCAAACCCCAAGGACACAGCAGGGCACAAGTGGAGCTTCCGGCCTGGTGTATATGGTGGGAGAGTGAGGGGGTGGGACGGGGGGCAGCGGGCTCGTAGACCCGGATGACACGTGGTCGCCCCTGGGCCCTGCGCCCGGCCTGTCTTGCAGTTTCTGGGTGGCTTGGTGGTCACCATCTTCCTGGACATCGTCCACATCAGCATCTTCTACCCAAGGGCCAGCCTCTCGGACACAGAGCGCTTCAGCGCCGGCATGGCCATCGTCAGCACGCTCCTCAAGCCGGTCTCCTGCTGCTTCATCTACCAAATGCACCGGGAGCGCGGGGGTGAGCACCTCCTCCACGCTGGTGAGGCCAGCGCCTCCCGCCAGCTCCCCGACTCCCCTCTCGCTGGCCCAGGTGCTGGCATGCTGccatctccccacctctccctggtCTCCACCTtgcccgccccccagccccggccccaggGAGCCAAGCTTGCCCCCTGAGAGAAGGGCTCGAGGTGCAGGGCGGGGCTTGGCGTGGGCTCTGGGAGCCAGGCTGGACCGTGTGCAAGTTTCTGGTCTCTGCTGCAGGAGCCCAGGGGTCCCCCTGGCCGCCCCCACCTGTTATGACCTTTCCCTGGCACCAGGCTACAGTGCCAGGTTCCCCTGTCAGCTCAGACGTGGGTGCAGCTTTGGGCGTGATCCAGTGCCCCAGGCAGTTCTGGGCAGTCTGTGGCCCGAGGCTTGTAGGCACCTGCAGGGCCAGCTTCCCCTCTCAGCTCCCTCCAGCCCCATTGCTGGAACCCCCGTCTCCTGCCGCATACGGGGTCTGGGTGGCCAAGGGAGGGGTGGTGCTGAGGCCTAGGCCGTGGGGGCCCCGGCCAAAGCCAGCCCTGAACTGCAGGCGCTTTCCCTTAGCCCAGACCCGCTGCCCGCTCCCACGGCCTCTCTGAGTTGTACCCCTTCTCATGGTggcccttcccctgccctctcTGATGCACATTctcacctcctttctctctctctgagagaggtggagagaggtgTGGTCTTCCACCTGAGAAGAGAGGCCCAGAGTGGCCCGTGACCTGCTGGGAGAGCTGCTGGGCTAAGGGCAGGAATGGCCCGGGGCCGCCCACCCTGGGCAACCTCAGCACTGCCCAGGCCTGCCCGGGGGCGGGGAGGAGCCAGTGACATTCCTCCAttagacagatgaagaaactgaggcccagggcccTTGGGGCCCGTTCAGGAGCACAGGACAGATGTGCAGAGTGCAGATGGGAGTGAGGGGTGTGGCACTGAGAGCCCTACTGCCTGCCTTGCACCCTCTGGGCTCTGCAACTGTGCCAGCTCTGGGGCCTTCTGGAAACAGTCACGCTGTATCCGCTCTGTCCGGGAGAGGAGCCGGAAAGGAGCCCGTGGGCCCAGGGCTGGGCGTCCTTTGGCCAGATTCCTGAGCATGTGCTGCTCAGAGAACCACTGAGGCATAACGGCTACGAGCCCCGTCTCTGGGGTCGCGCTGCTTAGGTCTGAACCCTGGTGTCCTCTGCTTCAAGCTTTATAATCTCAGGCGAGTCAGTTTATCTCtgtgaccctcagtttcctcatctgtaaagtggggacaataAAAAACCTGCTCTATAGGGTTACAGGAGGattgaataaataatatatgctAAAGGCTTGATGCCTGGGGCCGTTGGGATGCCCAGCTCTGGCCTTTCTGGTCGAGGGGTAGGGGGATGTTGGTTTGGCCTTGTGGAATGTCCTAAGTCCTCacccttcattttttctttccccccatcTCCCCCGCCCCCTAGCTTTCCTTGGACCTTCACAGGATCACAGTGCCTACCAGACGATTGACTCTCCAGAAGCCCCTGCCGACCTGGAGAGCAGGGCTCACGTCCCGCAAGGATACTGAAGCCAGCCCTGCTGCACCTGGCCCCAGCCTGGGGGCCAGTTTGACAAactgtggggaggggtgggaggaggctgcATCACCTCCTTGGTGCCTTGGATGTCATCCTCGGGGCGCTCCCGTCCCCCCACCTTTCTCAGAACTAATGTGGGATGTGCCTTCCGGTTCCCCATCTCAGGGGTTGTCTGAATCAAGTGCCCTGAGAGGCCAGGAGCCCCTGGGCACACCTGTCCCAAACTCCTCgaggcctctcctccctcccaggcaTCCCGCTGGCGCCAGGCTGGGAACTGTGGTCGCTTTTGTCACTCCCACCCTTAGCTGCTCCGTGCAGGCCCTGGGTCGAGCCGTGCCTGAGCCTGGCGGGGTCAGGCCTCTAAGAGCCAGTGATGCCCCTGCCCCGCGCCTCTCCCGAAGTTGGCCAAGCCCTCCCGCAGGAGCTCTGAGAGCTTCTGGTCACACTAAGCCCCAGGAGTGCAGGGGTGAGGACCCACGGCTTCTCACTGCCTAGTCACTTGGGGCCCAGGACCCCATCACTGGAGGCTGATGGTGTCTGCAGCGTCAGAGGTCCGCCACAGCCTCCAGCTGCCCTTCTCAGAGCCGTGGCATTAAAGCTCAGGGGATCCTCTAGCTGAGTGTGTTTTGAGCCACGTTTAATCTCCCGTCAGGGCTGGAGCCTGGACTTGCCATTCCTGGGAAGATTCCGGCGAATCCCCAGGGCACCAGGCCTTAGGTGCCCATTCTCTTGTGGCAGGAGGAAGCAGGGGCTCACGACCAGCTGGGCCTGCTCTGTGCTCAGCTCCGGCCCAGCCGAGGCCCCAGCAGAGGAGGGCACTGTCCATTGCGGCAAATCGGTGTCCATTTCTCTGAACTCGGATGGCTCAGGTATTGGTTTGAATCCTGCCCTGCCCCTGACTGTGTGCCCCTCAGACGCCCGTGTCTGCTGGAGGAGGGCTAATGCCTGCCCAGACAGTGACGATGCAGCTGAGATGTACGGTGCCTGGCCCTCGGGAGGGCTCCCTGCGTGACGGCGAGGTTGTCGGCGGGGCTGCTCCTTGAGCCCGTGATGATGTTGGGTCAGTGGGCCAGGGGCGGTCTGCTCCTGGCAGACCCTGTGTCTTGGCCTCAGAGCAGACGGGGACACCTGTCCAGAAGCTCCAAGGATCCCATGGCCAGGGCCCTACCCCACTCCCACTGGGATGGCACTGACCACTGGACCCCAGGTACCTGGGCTCTTTCAGGCCATCCTGGCTCGTCCCCGGCACAAAGAGGTCAAGGCCTGGTGCACGGTCCCCTCCCCCCATTGTTCTGTATCCGTCCATCCAAAGAAGCTGAGTGCCTGCCACATGCTGGAGCTACAGGGGTGAACTCAGGTCCTGCTCTTGCGGGGGAACAGGCATTAGGAGTCCTCTGTCAGGTGGCGAGAGCCCTGGAAGAAGGAACATGGGCCTCCGGGGAAGGGGCTTGTGCTCTGGGGCCAAGGGATGCTGGGTGGCTGAAGCTGTGGAAAACCGGGAACAGCCTCATAGTCAGACGGGGGCGGACAGATAAGCCGTGGTCCGTTCATTCTAAGGAATGCAGTTCAGCAGTTCAAATGAATAAACCAGGCCTATTTCTATCAGTGTTGGTTCCCCCCGAACGTTGGTTGCAGAATGGCACACGTGACATGAGAGCGTTAGTGTGAATTTTAAAACCTCCCAGCAATACCCTGTATTGCTTGTGGCGTACATGTGGTGAGATGTAAAAGCATCAGGTAGAAGAGCCCGTGTCAAGTGCATGGTTGTGGCcttgggtgggggagaggaggctAACACTCAAGTTCCAGTTCTCTTGCTTGTACCAGTTCCTGGCACGTGGGAGGCTTGCAGCGTATATACTCCTGCATCTGGATCCTGAGTGTGTCAGACTTCTCAAGGAAGgaagaggcggggtgggggggtacaGATAGGAGAGGCTGTGTCAAACAGAGGGGGAGTGTATTCAGAGACCCCAGTTCCTTATAGCCCCAGACCCCCAAGTTGAGCGGATCtttggggagagggcagaggaaggcCCCTGTCTGAGGTGGACCTCCCCAGGAGCAGACCCTGAAAGGAAGCGTGTGATGTGTTGCAAAACAGGGGAGCTGGGCTTTCTTGGTCATCTGCCAAAGCTACTCCAGGGTTGGGGGACAGTGACTTAAACTTTCAGGCTGCTCTGGCTCCCTGCCCGTGCGGGCAAGGTGGCCCCAGGAAGCCAAGGGCCATCCTGCAAGGAGAGGCCATCAGAGGCACATGGGAACAGTGAGGGCCACTAGGGTGGCTGCCCCTTTCCACACAGCAGGTCTCATAAGGGAGAGTGTCTGACATTCGTTCAGCAAGCAGTCAAGAGCTGATGGGAGCTGGGCCgtgttctagatgctggggataccCCAGTGAGGGGAAAAAGCCCCTAGTACCTGGGAGATTCCATTTTGCTTGGGAGGTTTTAGGCAGGGCACAGCTCGGAGGAAGGCCTGAGCGGGCGTGTGCCTGCCCAGTCTGTTTGGGGGCACGGTCAGGAGGCCAGAGTGGCTGCAGCCGAGGATGGGAAGAAGGAATGAGGTCAGGGAGGCAGCAGGGGCAGTTGGGTCAGAGGTCATTTCAAGGACTTTGGTTGAGTGTGAGATGGGAGCCACTGGAGGGCTTTGGGCAGAGTCGGATGTGGTCTGACTTAACATTCTAAAAGGACAGTGTTGGATggagaggtggaggtggtgaCGAGTGGTCAGGTCAGGCAGAGCACGGGGCACCGGTTATCAATCCAGGGGAGTCCTCCAGGCACTTCTGCCCACGGCAGCTTGGTATTGGAGGCGTCAAGGAAAACATCAGACACTCAAGCTCTGATGGACGGCGCTGGACTCACGCTGAGAAGAGACAGCAAGATCGGCTTCAGTAGTGGCGTCGGTCTTCCAGGGACCAGCGGGTCCCTCCCGGCAGCTGACAGGCATTTTGCTTGTGCTCGGCCCTCTCATGGCGCAGTGGAAGGACCCCATCCCCTCCCCGAAGAGGACAGATAGAGCAGTGGGGCTGGCCGGGTGCCATATGACACACAGGCTTAAGCAGAACAAAAGAGCACACACTGGGCCTGAAACAGGGAAAAATGCTCCCACACCAGGCGCCGAGCTCGGCAAGGCTGTGTGGGCTCGTTGTCTCTTGGTGAGGAAGTGTCCCAGGCCAAGCAGGGTGGAAAGGCCATGTGACGGAGATGACCTCTCCCAACGTGGCAGCTCTCGGATCTGTTTTGAAGGCCGAGCAGCAGGCTTCACTCATGGACCGGATGTAGGAGAAAAAGAGATCAAGATTGCGAGGTTTGGGGCTCAAGCAACTGGAGGCTGGAGCTGCCACTCACCAAGAGGAGACAGGGAGGTCAGGTGTGGGGCAGTGATGCGTGTGGCCCCGTTTGCCTGGCagagcaataaagctattcttttctacttcgcCCAAAACTGTCTCCGAGATACGACTTGGCCccggtgcacagaggctgagttttcagCATGGGCGAGGCCAGGAACTCAAGTCTCCAGTGGGCCGCACTTGAGGTAACAGGGCTTTCCAGCCAGACATTCTCATTAccgtgttctttttatttatttatttatttttttgaccacaccgtgtggcttgcgggatcttagttccccaaccagggatccatccagggcccacagcagtgaaagtgccgagtcgtaaccacgggaccgccagggaactcccccacgTTCTCTTTAAAAGGCCAGTTTCTAAAGGGATTTGGAAAGAGCCCATATTTTAGTCTATAGGGTTTTCTCACATTCTAGAAACTGTCAACCACAGGAAGCAAATTCCTCTTGTCTCTGGTCTCCTGCTGGCCAGGGCTAAAGTCACTTATCTTGTCTGCA
Protein-coding regions in this window:
- the AGTRAP gene encoding type-1 angiotensin II receptor-associated protein; amino-acid sequence: MELPAVNLKAILLVHWLLAIWGCIVFPGAYAWSNFTILALGVWAVAQRDSIDAISMFLGGLVVTIFLDIVHISIFYPRASLSDTERFSAGMAIVSTLLKPVSCCFIYQMHRERGAFLGPSQDHSAYQTIDSPEAPADLESRAHVPQGY